A stretch of Vigna angularis cultivar LongXiaoDou No.4 chromosome 4, ASM1680809v1, whole genome shotgun sequence DNA encodes these proteins:
- the LOC108330437 gene encoding chalcone synthase, with translation MAHLDEIREKQRARGPATILAIASANPSNCIYQSDFTDYYFRVTKSDHMTDLKAKLKRICEKSMIEKRYIHLTEKMLKENPNISTYEEPSLDARQDILVEEVPKLGEKAASKALKEWGRARSDITHLIFCSTSGVDMPGADYQLVRLLGLKPSTKRFMLYHQGCFAGGTVLRLAKDLAENNVGARVLVVCSEITVVTFRGPCETHLDSLVGQALFGDGASSVIVGSDPDTAIERPLFHLVSASETILPNSEGAIEGHLREVGLTFHLKDNVPQLIGDNIEKSLEEAFQPLGISDWNSLFWVAHPGGPAILKQIEAMLGLNPDKLRATKEVLKEYGNMSSACVLFILDEMRRWSLEEGKSSTGEGLKWGVLYGFGPGLTMETIVLHSAAIDPKN, from the exons ATGGCACATTTGGATGAAATCCGAGAGAAACAAAGAGCTCGTGGCCCAGCCACCATACTCGCCATTGCCAGTGCAAATCCATCCAACTGCATTTACCAATCTGACTTCACTGATTATTACTTTCGAGTCACCAAGAGCGATCACATGACCGATCTCAAGGCCAAGTTAAAGCGCATAT GTGAGAAGTCTATGATAGAGAAACGGTACATACACCTGACTGAAAAAATGCTGAAAGAAAACCCCAACATAAGCACGTACGAGGAACCATCGTTGGATGCACGACAAGACATACTGGTTGAGGAGGTTCCTAAGCTTGGTGAGAAGGCAGCATCTAAAGCCTTAAAGGAATGGGGCAGGGCAAGATCAGATAttactcatctcatattttgCTCCACCTCGGGCGTAGACATGCCTGGTGCTGATTACCAACTTGTCAGGCTCTTAGGCCTCAAACCATCCACCAAAAGGTTCATGTTATACCATCAAGGTTGTTTTGCTGGTGGCACCGTGCTTCGTCTCGCTAAAGACCTTGCTGAAAATAATGTTGGAGCACGCGTTCTCGTGGTGTGTTCTGAGATCACAGTTGTCACCTTTCGTGGACCCTGTGAAACACACTTGGACTCGTTGGTGGGACAAGCACTCTTCGGAGATGGAGCTTCATCAGTGATCGTGGGATCTGATCCTGACACAGCCATCGAACGGCCACTGTTTCACCTTGTCTCGGCATCGGAGACGATTCTTCCCAACTCTGAGGGGGCAATTGAAGGACACCTGCGTGAGGTGGGGCTAACTTTCCATCTTAAGGACAACGTTCCTCAGTTGATCGGAGATAACATAGAGAAAAGCCTTGAAGAAGCATTTCAGCCACTCGGGATCAGTGACTGGAACTCGTTGTTCTGGGTAGCGCACCCTGGTGGCCCTGCAATCTTGAAGCAGATAGAAGCGATGCTTGGCTTGAACCCTGATAAATTGAGAGCGACGAAAGAGGTTCTGAAAGAGTATGGGAACATGTCGAGTGCATGTGTGTTGTTTATACTGGATGAGATGAGAAGATGGTCCTTGGAGGAAGGGAAATCAAGTACTGGTGAAGGACTGAAGTGGGGTGTTCTGTATGGGTTTGGCCCTGGCTTGACCATGGAGACCATTGTTTTGCATAGCGCCGCCATAGACCCAAAGAACTAG